In a single window of the Gossypium hirsutum isolate 1008001.06 chromosome D02, Gossypium_hirsutum_v2.1, whole genome shotgun sequence genome:
- the LOC107936247 gene encoding repetitive proline-rich cell wall protein, which yields MSTTHLLILLLGVVALATPSFGTYESPNYGKPPTPVYKPPKVKPPPYEHPVYKPPKVKPPPYEHKPPVYEPPKKEKPEPKPPVYTPPKKEKPEPKPPVYEPPKKEKPEPKPPVYTPPKKEKPEPKPPVYEPPKKEKPEPKPPVYTPPKKEKPEPKPPVYGPPKKEKPPAYKPPKKPPVYEPKPPKPPVYTPPKKEKPEPKPPVHESPKKPPYGHYPGHPPLGKPQ from the coding sequence ATGTCTACCACACACTTGCTAATATTGCTACTTGGAGTGGTGGCTCTCGCCACTCCCTCTTTTGGTACCTATGAGTCTCCCAACTATGGGAAGCCCCCTACTCCTGTTTATAAACCTCCTAAGGTGAAACCCCCACCTTATGAACATCCTGTTTATAAACCTCCTAAGGTGAAACCCCCACCTTATGAACATAAGCCCCCTGTCTATGAACCACCAAAGAAGGAAAAGCCTGAGCCTAAGCCACCAGTTTATACACCTCCAAAGAAAGAGAAGCCTGAACCCAAACCACCAGTATATGAACCTCCAAAGAAGGAAAAGCCTGAGCCTAAGCCACCAGTTTATACACCACCAAAGAAAGAGAAGCCTGAGCCCAAACCACCAGTATATGAACCCCCAAAGAAGGAAAAGCCTGAACCTAAGCCACCAGTTTATACACCACCAAAGAAAGAGAAGCCTGAGCCCAAACCACCAGTGTATGGACCACCAAAGAAGGAGAAGCCACCGGCTTATAAGCCTCCAAAGAAGCCACCAGTGTATGAGCCTAAGCCACCAAAGCCACCGGTTTACACGCCACCAAAGAAAGAGAAGCCCGAACCTAAACCACCAGTACATGAGTCTCCCAAGAAACCACCGTATGGTCACTATCCAGGACACCCTCCATTGGGGAAGCCTCAATAG